One Prinia subflava isolate CZ2003 ecotype Zambia chromosome 17, Cam_Psub_1.2, whole genome shotgun sequence DNA segment encodes these proteins:
- the EEF2KMT gene encoding protein-lysine N-methyltransferase EEF2KMT, with protein sequence MSRGWRVRAPLWRSLLRAPSGGAAPPSGRLLLRGLAACRAGRCGAMAEPRQELALRFQRRFLAARPLRSLPWPELEQSLRTAPDSALLADILDKTILHPLCVKYPPSAKYRRCFLTELIKKLESTAAEPLDEVYEALADVLKEEEESTHCYRNYLLPSGDCVSVSESTALVSGGTTGLLTWEAALHLAQWALHNPGVFRDRTILELGSGIGFTGIAICKTCQPRTFIFSDCHPRVLRQLGENIRLNGFTPEPDVTWSTQTQPQGQEAEGEKCQNPKVIVAELDWGSVTEKQLLGLRADVVIAADVVYDPEIILALIGMLQKLSTSRGDRKAPEVFIASTIRNPDTYQLFQDELDKAGIRWQMIPAHSSCNFLYDVQPDVTILQLFI encoded by the exons ATGTCCCGGGGGTGGCGGGTTCGAGCCCCGCTCTGGCGTTCCCTGCTTCGGGCCCCGTCGGGCGGTGCCGCTCCGCCCTCTGGGCGGCTCCTCCTCCGGGGCCTCGCGGcctgccgggccgggcgctgcggGGCCATGGCCGAGCCGCGGCAGGAGCTGGCGCTGCGCTTCCAGCGCCGATTCCTGGCGGCGCGGCCGCTCCGCTCGCTGCCCTGGCCG GAACTCGAACAAAGCCTGCGGACTGCGCCGGACTCTGCGCTGCTGGCGGATATTCTGGACAAG ACAATTCTTCACCCTCTGTGTGTGAAATATCCCCCTTCAGCCAAGTACAGGAGATGCTTCCTGACTGAACTCATCAAAAAG cttgaatccacagcagctgaaccCTTGGATGAAGTGTACGAGGCACTGGCAGATGTtctaaaagaagaagaagaatctACTCACTGTTACAGAAACTACTTACTG CCCTCGGGGGACTGTGTGAGCGTCTCCGAGAGCACAGCGCTGGTCTCCGGGGGCACCACGGGGCTGCTCACGTGGGAGGCTGCCCTGCACCTGGCCCAGTGGGCCCTGCACAACCCCGGCGTGTTCAGGGACAG GACAATCCTGGAATTAGGGAGTGGGATTGGTTTCACTGGAATTGCCATCTGCAAGACCTGCCAACCCAGGACATTCATATTCAGTGACTGCCACCCCCGTGTTCTcaggcagctgggagagaaCATCCGGCTCAACGGCTTCACCCCAGAGCCTGACGTCACCTGGAGCACCCAAACACAGCCCCAAGGACAGGAGGCGGAAGGAGAGAAGTGCCAAAACCCAAAAGTGATTGTTGCTGAGCTTGACTGGGGCTCAGTGACAGAAAAACAACTGCTGGGTCTCAGAGCTGACGTTGTCATTGCAGCAG atgTGGTGTATGATCCTGAGATAATTTTAGCCCTCATTGGGATGCTACAGAAACTCTCCACCTCCAGAGGAGACAGGAAAGCTCCCGAGGTGTTCATTGCTTCCACAATCCGAAATCCAGACACGTATCAGCTGTTCCAGGATGAGCTGG ATAAAGCTGGGATCAGGTGGCAGATGAttccagcccacagcagctgtaaTTTTCTCTATGATGTGCAGCCAGATGTGACTATTCTACAGCTATTTATATAG